A stretch of DNA from Sugiyamaella lignohabitans strain CBS 10342 chromosome B, complete sequence:
TAGAACTTAGCTCGCTATCAATAAATCAGCTTGGATACCCGTTATTAATGTAAAATACTCTAAATATAATACTATTACTACAAATAAATACGAACATGTCCTTATGAAGGGGCCAGGTTGGACAAGAAGGCAGCAACCTCTGGGTCTAAACCCTCAAGATCGGTACCAATTGTAGGGGCTGGTTCATTTTCAATTGCAGTTTTTTGCTTCTTAGCTGAGGGCTCATCGtcgtcctcgtcttcttcatccgAGCTATTTGGACTGTACGCTGGCGCCACAGAATCGTCGATGGCATCATCATATGACACTGCAGGAGGGGTGAATGACTCAGTAGCAGGAGGCGTAAGTTCCTCAACATTGGGAGCTGAAGGCGAGTCGGCGGGAGTTGTAGATTCCTGTTCTTCGGTTGACCCTACCAATATCTCAGCGAGCTCTTGTTTAGTCTCTGAAGCatgtttatttttctcaACAAGGTCCTTCAATTGGCTCTCAGTATTTTTTAAGTTTCTTTCATTTGTTTCCAACAACCGTCTGAGCTCATTAACTAACCCTCTCCTTGTTGTTAATAGACTGTTCAGCGATGCTTCGGCAGAGTTTAGTTTTGTGATGAGCAGTGATAGTTGTGAATTGTACACAGGAGGCGCTGGGAGAGTTTCTCCATCAAATATATTAGAATAGTCG
This window harbors:
- the RTT103 gene encoding Rtt103p (Protein involved in transcription termination by RNA polymerase II; interacts with exonuclease Rat1p and Rai1p; has an RPR domain (carboxy-terminal domain interacting domain); also involved in regulation of Ty1 transposition; GO_component: GO:0000790 - nuclear chromatin [Evidence IDA] [PMID 15565157]; GO_component: GO:0005634 - nucleus [Evidence IEA,IEA]; GO_component: GO:0035861 - site of double-strand break [Evidence IDA] [PMID 22355353]; GO_function: GO:0003677 - DNA binding [Evidence IEA]; GO_function: GO:0000993 - RNA polymerase II core binding [Evidence IPI] [PMID 15565157]; GO_function: GO:0000993 - RNA polymerase II core binding [Evidence IDA] [PMID 20818393]; GO_process: GO:0042769 - DNA damage response, detection of DNA damage [Evidence IMP] [PMID 22355353]; GO_process: GO:0031124 - mRNA 3'-end processing [Evidence IGI,IMP] [PMID 15565157]; GO_process: GO:0010526 - negative regulation of transposition, RNA-mediated [Evidence IMP] [PMID 11779788]; GO_process: GO:0006355 - regulation of transcription, DNA-templated [Evidence IEA]; GO_process: GO:0006351 - transcription, DNA-templated [Evidence IEA]) encodes the protein MSFSEDVLLTKLMAVNETQESIVKISQWILFHRRHADQAAVAWYKYLAQAPENRKLGLFYLANEVVQQSRAKKKDEFVNAFANVFPDAIGESYKHLTPSTQNKLRRLVDVLKQRSIFPPTTIQAIETRLSSGGGPTKKIGNGISGSSLGIPSIPSQLTTLSALQKTESDSSVNADINLKKALNDYSNIFDGETLPAPPVYNSQLSLLITKLNSAEASLNSLLTTRRGLVNELRRLLETNERNLKNTESQLKDLVEKNKHASETKQELAEILVGSTEEQESTTPADSPSAPNVEELTPPATESFTPPAVSYDDAIDDSVAPAYSPNSSDEEDEDDDEPSAKKQKTAIENEPAPTIGTDLEGLDPEVAAFLSNLAPS